One window of the Clupea harengus chromosome 20, Ch_v2.0.2, whole genome shotgun sequence genome contains the following:
- the fgfbp2a gene encoding fibroblast growth factor binding protein 2a, with amino-acid sequence MRTRTAALLLFLVACCLWAVEGQDGAPRRSVWDDPVTFVTKDKDRCAMHVTGQGDMTNLRVSCQGRDRSYWCDYRGKPQICRSYNNNPRHYFTQIMWDLRKLQHACQGPVTYKPQMCKKASDEARMVFVGASPDADAATTSSQPQRPYRPTQTRPEATRPYRPQQYRPTRPQSAKPTKPDQAKSDQGRPSPPRTESRNNNNNQRKPSTSKPSTPSPTQSASKMEAKKIAKDHCWRSLQGVCTYVIGLFRN; translated from the coding sequence ATGCGGACCCGCACCGCCGcacttctcctcttcctcgttgCCTGCTGTCTGTGGGCCGTGGAGGGGCAGGATGGGGCCCCTCGGCGCAGCGTCTGGGATGACCCGGTGACCTTTGTCACCAAGGACAAGGACAGGTGTGCCATGCATGTGACGGGCCAGGGCGACATGACAAACCTGAGGGTATCGTGCCAGGGCCGCGACCGCTCATACTGGTGCGACTACCGTGGCAAGCCGCAGATATGTCGCTCCTACAACAACAACCCGCGCCACTACTTCACGCAGATCATGTGGGACCTGCGCAAGCTGCAGCACGCCTGCCAGGGCCCAGTCACCTACAAGCCCCAGATGTGTAAAAAGGCGTCCGACGAGGCACGGATGGTGTTCGTCGGAGCATCCCCGGACGCTGACGCCGCCACCACCTCCTCGCAGCCGCAGAGGCCCTACCGGCCCACCCAGACTCGCCCAGAGGCCACCAGGCCGTACAGACCCCAGCAGTACAGACCCACCAGGCCGCAGTCAGCCAAACCCACCAAGCCCGACCAAGCCAAATCAGACCAAGGGAGGCCATCGCCTCCCAGAACAGAGTcgaggaacaacaacaacaaccagcgAAAGCCGTCGACTTCCAAACCATCGACTCCCTCCCCGACACAGTCAGCGTCAAAGATGGAAGCCAAGAAGATAGCTAAAGATCACTGCTGGAGGTCCCTACAGGGCGTCTGTACCTACGTCATCGGATTATTTCGCAACTAA
- the fgfbp1a gene encoding fibroblast growth factor-binding protein 1, producing the protein MMHLSTAAVLLVLACISDQILEAECQREKGRGGKRESQQRLSVPPSDRNDNGPKSAGGKGIFKGRFSAKDKAQCTWVATGDEEFVLGVTCKKGAKSFDCAYVAKPTTCPQYASNAKLYWKQIARSLKKQRKLCYDGTSLIKAGMCRKAPEDAHFKLSQTPKETAKPKSASSKDNELCQDQIDKKTFAEEYCSHSWTSLCAFLFTMIQSEDC; encoded by the coding sequence ATGATGCACTTAAGCACTGCCGCAGTGTTGCTGGTCCTTGCGTGCATCTCCGACCAGATACTTGAGGCAGAATGCcaaagagaaaaggggagaggaggcaaaAGAGAATCGCAGCAAAGGTTATCGGTTCCGCCATCTGACAGAAACGATAACGGTCCCAAATCTGCCGGTGGGAAAGGAATATTCAAGGGCAGGTTCTCTGCCAAAGATAAAGCTCAGTGCACCTGGGTGGCGACCGGTGACGAAGAGTTCGTGCTTGGTGTCACCTGCAAGAAAGGAGCGAAAAGTTTCGACTGTGCGTATGTCGCCAAACCAACCACTTGTCCACAGTACGCATCCAATGCCAAACTTTACTGGAAGCAAATTGCTCGTTCACTTAAGAAACAGAGGAAGTTGTGCTATGACGGAACGTCACTTATCAAAGCGGGTATGTGCAGAAAAGCTCCGGAGGACGCACATTTTAAACTCAGCCAAACGCCCAAAGAGACGGCTAAACCGAAAAGCGCTTCATCAAAGGATAATGAACTGTGTCAAGACCAAAttgataaaaaaacatttgccgAAGAGTATTGCAGTCATTCATGGACTTCTCTATGTGCCTTCCTTTTCACTATGATTCAAAGCGAGGATTGTTAA